Proteins encoded by one window of Paenibacillus sp. DCT19:
- a CDS encoding multidrug efflux SMR transporter, with protein sequence MSWIFLIMAGIFEMVGVLMINKLHQDRNLVSLILLIAGFGLSFWFLSLAMETLPMGTAYAVWTGIGASGGAILGMIFYGEPRNVLRIVFITMVLGSAVGLKLVS encoded by the coding sequence ATGAGCTGGATTTTTCTAATTATGGCCGGGATATTTGAGATGGTCGGCGTGCTTATGATCAATAAGCTGCACCAAGACCGGAATTTGGTTTCATTGATTTTGTTAATCGCAGGGTTTGGCTTGAGCTTTTGGTTCTTATCTCTGGCGATGGAGACTCTTCCTATGGGAACGGCTTATGCTGTGTGGACGGGAATCGGCGCCTCTGGCGGAGCAATTTTAGGCATGATTTTTTATGGAGAACCCCGAAATGTACTAAGAATTGTATTTATTACAATGGTGCTCGGCTCCGCAGTAGGATTGAAGTTAGTGAGCTAG
- a CDS encoding GNAT family N-acetyltransferase: MNMKLELVPWERRQVIRHLMQFYLYDFTKYLNIDVDHNGVFPEYPGLDAFWTEEGRKFPFLITSDGAPAGFALVERLEPGSIDNDYYLTEFFVMQKYRRSGVGTQAAHELFERFPGRWKVTQVRNNVVAQAFWRKVIGAYTGGRFREKFHPELGNPSQYFVT, from the coding sequence ATGAATATGAAACTGGAGCTGGTTCCCTGGGAACGTCGTCAGGTGATTCGGCATTTAATGCAATTCTATCTATATGATTTCACCAAATATCTTAACATTGATGTAGATCATAATGGTGTATTTCCAGAATACCCTGGACTGGATGCATTCTGGACAGAAGAAGGGCGCAAATTCCCATTCTTGATAACGAGTGATGGGGCGCCAGCTGGATTCGCTTTGGTAGAGCGCTTGGAACCTGGGAGTATTGACAATGATTATTACTTAACTGAATTTTTTGTGATGCAAAAATATCGGCGAAGCGGGGTGGGAACACAAGCGGCGCATGAGTTGTTCGAACGGTTTCCTGGTCGTTGGAAGGTTACTCAGGTACGGAATAACGTAGTCGCTCAGGCTTTCTGGCGTAAAGTTATTGGAGCCTATACCGGTGGACGTTTTCGAGAAAAGTTCCATCCGGAGCTTGGTAACCCCAGTCAATATTTTGTGACTTAA
- a CDS encoding multidrug efflux SMR transporter: MNKTWLSVIVAAIFEVGWVIGLKHASGVLEWGITLFAIIVSFTLMIAASRSLDVGTVYAVFVGLGTAGTVLAEIILFGATVQTGKMLLIGLLLLGVVGLKMLSKEKTKEVHHE, encoded by the coding sequence ATGAACAAAACCTGGTTATCGGTGATCGTAGCGGCAATTTTTGAGGTGGGCTGGGTCATTGGCTTGAAGCATGCCAGTGGAGTGTTGGAATGGGGGATAACCCTGTTTGCAATTATTGTGAGTTTTACGTTGATGATTGCAGCTTCGCGTTCACTAGACGTCGGCACGGTATACGCCGTATTTGTTGGTCTTGGTACAGCAGGTACTGTGCTTGCAGAGATTATTCTATTTGGTGCGACCGTGCAGACGGGAAAAATGTTGCTCATTGGACTGCTCTTGCTTGGTGTGGTTGGTCTTAAAATGTTAAGCAAAGAGAAAACAAAGGAGGTGCATCATGAATGA